In Desulfovibrionales bacterium, the genomic window GCCACTTTGCCGGGGCTATAGGCTGGGATGCGGTTAACCTCTTCTTCGCTCCCTACCTGGTGGGCATGAGTGATAGAGAAGTCAAACAGATAGCCCAGATGCTGGTCTTTGAGTTTTCTCAGCAGGCCGTCGCCCGCGGAGGTCAGGCTATATTCTCGGACATCAACCTCTACTGGGAAGTCCCCAAGCACTTTGCGGACGTACCGGCCATCGGTCCAGAGGGGAAATATACCGGCAAGACCTATGGAGAATACGAACAAGAGGCCCAGCGTTTTGTCTGGACGATATTTGACGTCTATAAAGAAGGTGATGGGGCCGGACGTCCGTTCTTCTTCCCCAAACCCCTGGTACATATTACAGAGAAATTTTTCCAGACACCGGGACACATGGAGTTTCTGCATCATATCTGTGATGTGGCCTCAAGTATGGGAAATACGTATTTCGTCTTCGATCGAGGCGATACGGCCAAAATATCCGAGTGTTGCCGCCTCAGCTTCAAACTGGAGGCCACGGACCTTGAGGATGCCCGTGAGCCTTGGCGCATGCGTTATTGCGCCCTGCAAAATGTTACCATTAACCTGCCGCGTATTGCCTACGAGGCGAACGGTGATGATACTAAATTTTTCACGCTTCTGAACGAAAGGATGAAGCTCGCAGTAAATGCCCATCGCCAGAAAAAGGGTTTTATCGAAAAGCTCCTCTCATACGGGGAAAACGGTCCCCTGGCCCTTTTGATGATGGATCAGGACGGGTCCCCCTACCTCCGTCTGCAGCGGGCCACCTATCTTCTGGGCATGGTAGGACTCAATGAGATGATCCAGTATCATACGGGCGACGAGCTCCATCAGTCACCCGCAGCCATGAAGTTCGGCCTTAAAATCATCGCCCACATGAAGCTCCTGGCAGACAAGTTATCAAAGCAGCATAATATGCGGTTCGTTCTGGAGCAGACGCCGGCCGAGAGTACCTCTTACCGCTTTGCCAAACTGGATCAGCGTTATTATCCTTCGGCTGCACAGAAGGTAATCAAGGGAACCCTTGCCTATGGTGAGATTTATTATACCAACTCCACCCTGTTCAATGTCTCCCATCCTATGAATCCTATAGAACGCGTCCGGGCAGAGGGACTTTTCCATCCGCTCATCGAGGCCGGGTCGCTTACCCATATCTGGTTGGGCGAATCCCATCCTGATCCCAAGGCCCTAGCCGATTTTGTCATAAAAGTCTTCCGCTGGACACAGAATGATCAGATCACGTTTTCTCCTGAGTTTACTTCCTGCCGTGACTGCGGGAAGACCAGCCGGGGCCTCAAGGAAGCGTGTCCTTACTGTCAGTCGAAAAATGTGGATGGCATTACGCGCATCACCGGTTATTTCACCAAGGTATCCAGTTGGAATAAGGGCAAGCTGGGAGAACTTAAAGACCGTTACCGGAGTACGATGTAGGACAATTAATAATTTGAGATTTCAAATTTGAGATTTATTTAGGGAGGTATTCAGTATGACTCTCTTCACCAAGTCGGACTGTACCCGCTGTATGGAATTAAAAAATCAGTTTGACATGAGGGCCATGGGCATTAAGGTCGAGAAATTAGACTCTGATAATGCCGAGGCCTTGTCGCACCTGGCCTGGCACGGGCTGGTAGAGGCCGCCCGGAAGCATCTGCCGATACTTGTCCTCGATGATTGTTCTTCGCTGACCGACTATAACGAGATCCGCAATCACCTTACTCAGGAGGCCCAGAAAACCGGAATTGCCTGCGTCAACCTGTTCGTATAAGATCAAGGGGTTTATTGAGACCTCGTTTATCGATTGGCCGGGCCGGCTGACCGCCGTCCTGTTTCTACCGGGCTGTAATTTCAGGTGTCCTTATTGCCATAATGCCGACCTGGCCCTGGGCGGTCGAGGGCTTCCCACCTGGCCCATATCATCCATATTGGAGCGTCTCAAGCAGCTTCGGGGCTGGGTGGATGGCGTTTGTATAACTGGAGGGGAGCCTACCCTTCATTCCTGCCTTCCGGAGATCTTTGCCCTTCTTAAAAATCAGGGCCTTAAAACCAAGCTCGATACCAATGGCTCAAACCCTGAGATGCTGGAAGGGCTTATTGACGGAGGCCTGGTGGACTATGTGGCCATGGATGTCAAGGCCCCCCTCAACAGATTTGCCTATGCGCAGTGTACCGGTGTCTTACCCCCACTGGATAATATCCGGGAAAGCATCCATATCCTGATGAAAAAAGATATTCACCATCA contains:
- the nrdD gene encoding anaerobic ribonucleoside-triphosphate reductase produces the protein HFAGAIGWDAVNLFFAPYLVGMSDREVKQIAQMLVFEFSQQAVARGGQAIFSDINLYWEVPKHFADVPAIGPEGKYTGKTYGEYEQEAQRFVWTIFDVYKEGDGAGRPFFFPKPLVHITEKFFQTPGHMEFLHHICDVASSMGNTYFVFDRGDTAKISECCRLSFKLEATDLEDAREPWRMRYCALQNVTINLPRIAYEANGDDTKFFTLLNERMKLAVNAHRQKKGFIEKLLSYGENGPLALLMMDQDGSPYLRLQRATYLLGMVGLNEMIQYHTGDELHQSPAAMKFGLKIIAHMKLLADKLSKQHNMRFVLEQTPAESTSYRFAKLDQRYYPSAAQKVIKGTLAYGEIYYTNSTLFNVSHPMNPIERVRAEGLFHPLIEAGSLTHIWLGESHPDPKALADFVIKVFRWTQNDQITFSPEFTSCRDCGKTSRGLKEACPYCQSKNVDGITRITGYFTKVSSWNKGKLGELKDRYRSTM
- a CDS encoding anaerobic ribonucleoside-triphosphate reductase activating protein: MPASTCSYKIKGFIETSFIDWPGRLTAVLFLPGCNFRCPYCHNADLALGGRGLPTWPISSILERLKQLRGWVDGVCITGGEPTLHSCLPEIFALLKNQGLKTKLDTNGSNPEMLEGLIDGGLVDYVAMDVKAPLNRFAYAQCTGVLPPLDNIRESIHILMKKDIHHQFRTTILPRLHSIEDVLSLACQLRGAMDYKLQNFNPGNTLDPAFEKEPPYDHTIFRELQRRSQDIISLSGLSLAGRGLEASLQA